In the Nitrospirales bacterium LBB_01 genome, one interval contains:
- a CDS encoding PAS domain S-box protein encodes MNLKIQHKILLLLSFMSLLLIITGTLGYLGMKSIEGNFRLVYAEHVSALSDLKNLSDLYAVDIVDTAHKVQFGNITWNDGLRKITKAQQNSQKILDTIKNTQLYTEEVSLVEEIGQLITSVNKDIVILTDIISKQDKDALRAYRYTTLYKTIDPLTLKLEELTQLQLKLIKAEYEESVTAFNRSKFVLLFGIIAVLLIAIYGTIKMLRKITQPLSDKLTETEERLSAAFEFSTLGQAITSPEKGWLEVNSALCSIFGYTKEELVKLTWAEMTHPDDLDADVKQFNLVLSGVKDGYSMDKRFICKDGSIVYTTLWVHCKRKKDGAVDYLIALIQDITERKRLEDAIRIEIELVKKREKEIRILEERLALAIEGSELGAWDWDIQTGDVIMSPYWKKMLGYEVHELDNKISAVMDLMYLEDKEKVSQLLEKYFAGETDKFVSEIRYRHKDGSYRCILAQGKVFDWTNDGKPLRMMGTNSDITQRKQMEDELKRLNINLESAVVEETQKRRLNEQMLIQQSKMAAMGEMIGLIAHQWKQPINAIGLNVQDLEDCYKYGEVDDKYIGNLVVSTMWQIDFMAKTMDDFRNFFKPSKKKVSFDVKAAIEELLSMFINVFSKSDIDVSVKTSIDTLSHTDGYLSEFKQVVLNISNNSKDAIVSRKKITPELQGRIEINIANNDDKSKILISIKDNGGGIADDVINKIFEPYFTTKETEGTGIGLYMSKTIIETNMGGSLTVHNVDGGAEFVISLDVSGDTVGDR; translated from the coding sequence ATGAACTTGAAAATTCAACATAAAATATTACTTTTGCTTTCATTTATGTCTCTTTTGCTTATCATCACAGGGACGCTTGGCTATCTTGGGATGAAAAGTATAGAGGGCAATTTTAGACTTGTTTATGCAGAACATGTTTCCGCTCTGAGTGATTTGAAAAATCTGTCGGATTTATATGCAGTTGATATAGTGGACACGGCACATAAAGTACAGTTTGGCAATATCACATGGAATGATGGGTTAAGGAAAATCACTAAAGCTCAACAAAACTCACAAAAAATATTGGATACAATCAAAAACACACAATTGTATACTGAGGAGGTTAGTCTTGTTGAAGAAATAGGGCAATTGATTACCTCAGTTAATAAAGACATTGTTATATTGACCGATATTATTTCAAAACAAGATAAGGATGCGCTTAGAGCTTACAGATACACAACTCTTTATAAAACCATAGACCCTCTTACACTTAAGCTTGAGGAGCTAACCCAGCTTCAATTAAAACTAATCAAGGCAGAATACGAGGAATCTGTAACAGCTTTTAACAGAAGTAAGTTTGTTTTACTCTTTGGTATTATCGCAGTGTTATTGATTGCTATTTATGGCACAATCAAGATGCTGCGTAAGATTACACAGCCGTTAAGTGATAAATTAACAGAAACTGAAGAGCGTCTGAGCGCTGCTTTTGAATTCAGCACGTTAGGGCAGGCAATAACCTCGCCTGAAAAAGGATGGCTTGAGGTAAACAGCGCCCTTTGCAGCATTTTCGGTTACACCAAAGAGGAGCTGGTAAAGCTAACCTGGGCTGAGATGACACATCCCGATGATTTAGACGCAGACGTAAAGCAATTTAATCTTGTCCTGTCCGGCGTAAAAGATGGCTATAGTATGGACAAACGATTTATATGTAAAGACGGCTCTATCGTATATACAACACTGTGGGTTCATTGTAAACGCAAGAAAGACGGCGCTGTAGATTACCTTATCGCTCTAATTCAGGATATTACAGAACGAAAACGACTGGAGGATGCCATCCGCATCGAAATTGAACTAGTCAAAAAAAGAGAGAAAGAAATAAGGATTTTAGAAGAGAGATTAGCCTTAGCGATAGAAGGCAGCGAACTAGGCGCATGGGATTGGGATATTCAAACCGGTGATGTAATCATGTCTCCGTACTGGAAAAAAATGCTTGGATATGAAGTGCATGAACTGGACAATAAAATAAGTGCTGTAATGGATTTAATGTATCTTGAAGATAAAGAAAAAGTCTCACAGTTACTGGAAAAGTATTTTGCCGGAGAGACGGACAAATTTGTCTCGGAAATAAGATACAGACACAAAGACGGATCATACAGATGTATATTGGCTCAAGGAAAGGTATTTGACTGGACTAACGATGGAAAACCTTTAAGAATGATGGGTACTAACTCTGACATTACACAACGCAAACAAATGGAAGATGAACTGAAAAGGTTAAATATCAACCTTGAAAGTGCGGTAGTTGAAGAAACTCAGAAAAGAAGATTAAATGAGCAAATGCTGATTCAACAATCTAAGATGGCTGCCATGGGTGAGATGATTGGTCTCATTGCCCACCAGTGGAAGCAGCCAATCAACGCTATAGGATTAAATGTACAGGATTTAGAAGATTGTTATAAGTACGGAGAAGTTGATGATAAATACATTGGAAACTTAGTAGTTTCTACAATGTGGCAAATAGATTTTATGGCAAAGACAATGGATGATTTCAGAAACTTCTTTAAACCATCAAAGAAAAAAGTCTCTTTTGATGTAAAAGCAGCCATAGAAGAACTACTCTCAATGTTTATAAATGTTTTTAGTAAAAGTGATATAGATGTTTCTGTAAAAACCTCCATAGATACATTGTCACATACGGATGGCTACCTTAGTGAGTTTAAACAAGTTGTACTTAATATTTCAAATAACTCCAAGGATGCGATTGTTTCAAGAAAGAAAATAACTCCTGAGTTACAAGGTCGCATAGAAATTAATATCGCCAATAATGACGACAAATCTAAAATTCTAATTTCAATAAAAGACAATGGCGGCGGAATTGCCGATGATGTGATAAATAAAATATTTGAGCCTTATTTCACAACAAAAGAAACGGAGGGCACAGGGATTGGGCTTTATATGTCAAAAACAATAATTGAGACCAACATGGGCGGCAGTTTAACGGTTCATAATGTTGATGGCGGCGCCGAGTTTGTTATAAGTTTGGATGTCAGTGGTGATACCGTTGGGGATAGATGA
- a CDS encoding MBL fold metallo-hydrolase has protein sequence MDTVLYDKANHKYVLLGFADSPDEKSVPSNQYMIVHNDTTVLMDPGGFTLFPVLVARVLKYTKMENIKAILLSHQDPDVNGGLSVWEKVTSAKIYISKIWVRFIPHYEIRNTKNIIGINDGDTEIIINDDFKITVIPAHFLHSPGQFNYYDSASKILFTGDIGASVLPCSGNSLFIEDFEEFLPCIEPFHTRYMSCNKALRKWVKDIEAYDIDIIAPQHGYLMRGEVKEQFIQWLYDLKCGVDLI, from the coding sequence ATGGATACAGTTCTTTATGACAAAGCAAATCATAAGTACGTGCTTTTGGGTTTTGCAGACTCACCGGATGAAAAAAGCGTCCCGTCAAATCAGTATATGATAGTACATAACGATACCACTGTGCTAATGGATCCCGGTGGTTTTACTCTGTTTCCTGTGCTGGTTGCGCGGGTGCTTAAATACACAAAAATGGAAAACATAAAGGCCATCCTGCTTTCCCATCAGGATCCGGATGTAAACGGCGGTCTAAGTGTGTGGGAAAAGGTAACAAGCGCTAAAATCTATATATCAAAAATATGGGTCAGGTTTATTCCACATTATGAAATTAGAAACACGAAAAATATAATAGGAATAAACGACGGCGATACCGAAATTATCATAAATGATGATTTCAAAATTACCGTAATCCCTGCTCATTTTTTGCACTCTCCGGGTCAATTTAATTATTACGACAGCGCCTCTAAGATTCTCTTTACCGGTGACATCGGAGCCTCTGTGCTGCCGTGTTCCGGCAATTCTCTTTTTATAGAGGATTTTGAAGAGTTTTTACCCTGCATAGAGCCGTTTCACACAAGATATATGTCGTGCAATAAGGCGTTAAGAAAATGGGTTAAAGATATTGAAGCTTATGACATTGATATCATAGCCCCTCAGCATGGATACCTGATGAGAGGCGAGGTTAAAGAGCAATTCATACAGTGGCTATATGACCTTAAATGCGGTGTTGACTTGATATGA
- a CDS encoding PIN domain-containing protein: protein MTDRLIDTNILVYAYDISEGEKHAASKAILKQIWEEGGGVVCLQNLMEFFFVITRKVKNPIGVIKAKTIIKDFLQSENWEVIDRDEESFLKAIDLVSQYNIHFWDATITTYMIDNDISEIITENKRDFEKIPDINVIVPF, encoded by the coding sequence ATGACCGATAGATTGATTGACACAAATATTCTTGTTTATGCTTATGATATTTCTGAAGGTGAAAAACACGCGGCTTCAAAAGCTATTTTAAAGCAGATTTGGGAGGAGGGTGGAGGAGTTGTTTGTTTGCAAAACCTTATGGAATTCTTCTTTGTTATAACTCGGAAAGTTAAGAATCCAATCGGTGTAATCAAGGCAAAAACAATTATCAAAGATTTTCTTCAATCAGAGAATTGGGAGGTTATTGATAGAGACGAGGAATCATTTCTAAAAGCTATTGATCTCGTTTCTCAATATAACATTCATTTCTGGGATGCAACAATTACAACATATATGATTGATAATGATATAAGTGAAATTATTACAGAAAATAAAAGAGATTTCGAAAAAATCCCAGATATAAATGTTATCGTTCCTTTTTAA
- the asnB gene encoding asparagine synthase (glutamine-hydrolyzing): protein MCGIAGFYGDFDRVLLDGMSRAIAHRGPDGSGDYFSKRHGVGLTHRRLSIIDLSKLGRQPMFDSSHSAVITYNGELYNYRELQQELLQAGVTFKSASDTEVVLNMYMRYGTDMLKRLNGIFAFAIWDIKKHMLFLSRDHLGVKPLYYSSAAKGFLFASELKALLHYDGLDKTLDYDGIHNYLSFLWSPSPTTMLKSVSKLAAGHAMVVKDGRIDALWQFYQLPYDSSNEKLSVSDAAERVHDSIETAVKRQMVSDVEVGAFLSGGLDSSAVVSFAKKHTDKLKCFTIGFNDASMRDEGFSDDLPYAKKAAAHLGVELHTVQATPEMAHKLTKMIYHLDEPQADMAALNVLAIAELARENGIKVLLSGAGGDDIFTGYSRHFALLLDTFAFNMPKQVRTLAERFSEAVPNSTTIGRRISRFLRFFGKDMNERIAGYFSWPETKQQFKLYSPDMTEALSDTSRLNPLLDALTKLPDTLDPINKMLFLDSKYFLTDHNLNYTDKMAMAAGVEVRVPLIDIDVVSAGFSIPVKYKQNGRTGKWIFKKAMERHLPKEIIYRPKTGFGVPLRRWLKLELRPLVDDVLSAESIKNRGIFNPKEVQLLISLDRSNKLDGAYTIFSLLCIELWCRTFVDTNTSQT, encoded by the coding sequence ATGTGTGGAATAGCTGGATTTTATGGGGATTTTGACCGTGTGCTTTTAGATGGTATGTCAAGGGCAATTGCTCATCGGGGGCCGGATGGCTCAGGTGATTACTTCAGTAAACGCCACGGAGTTGGACTTACTCACAGAAGACTTTCCATCATAGACCTCTCAAAGCTTGGCAGACAACCGATGTTTGATTCCTCACACAGTGCCGTTATCACATATAACGGTGAACTCTATAACTACAGAGAGCTGCAACAGGAGCTTTTGCAAGCTGGAGTTACTTTTAAGAGCGCCTCTGATACTGAGGTAGTCCTGAACATGTATATGCGCTATGGCACTGATATGCTAAAGCGATTAAACGGGATATTTGCTTTTGCCATTTGGGATATTAAAAAACATATGCTTTTTCTATCGCGAGACCATCTTGGCGTTAAACCCCTCTACTATTCGTCTGCAGCGAAGGGGTTTTTGTTTGCAAGTGAACTAAAGGCGCTCTTACACTATGATGGTTTGGATAAAACCCTGGATTACGATGGAATTCACAATTATCTTTCTTTTCTGTGGTCACCCTCACCAACTACGATGTTAAAGAGTGTCAGCAAACTTGCTGCCGGTCACGCTATGGTTGTAAAAGATGGCAGGATAGATGCCCTGTGGCAATTCTATCAGCTTCCATACGATTCATCTAACGAGAAACTCTCCGTCTCTGATGCCGCAGAGAGAGTTCATGACTCAATTGAAACAGCAGTTAAACGACAGATGGTCTCGGACGTTGAAGTGGGGGCGTTTCTTTCAGGCGGACTTGATTCAAGTGCCGTGGTTTCGTTTGCCAAAAAGCACACCGACAAACTAAAATGTTTTACGATTGGCTTTAACGATGCCTCAATGCGGGATGAGGGTTTTTCAGATGATCTCCCTTATGCTAAAAAAGCAGCAGCTCATCTCGGCGTGGAGCTTCACACAGTGCAAGCAACCCCAGAGATGGCACATAAGCTGACCAAAATGATATATCACCTTGATGAGCCGCAGGCTGACATGGCAGCCCTCAATGTGTTGGCAATTGCCGAGCTTGCACGAGAAAACGGTATTAAGGTGCTGCTTTCAGGCGCAGGCGGCGATGATATCTTTACAGGTTACAGCAGACACTTTGCCCTGCTACTGGACACGTTTGCTTTCAACATGCCAAAGCAAGTCAGAACGTTAGCTGAGAGATTTTCGGAGGCAGTTCCAAACTCAACAACGATAGGCAGACGGATTTCAAGGTTTTTGAGATTTTTTGGCAAAGACATGAATGAGCGAATAGCCGGATATTTTTCGTGGCCTGAAACTAAGCAGCAATTTAAACTCTACAGCCCTGACATGACAGAAGCTCTTAGTGACACAAGCAGGTTAAATCCCCTTTTGGATGCACTTACCAAATTACCGGATACGCTTGATCCAATAAACAAAATGCTCTTTCTGGACTCTAAATATTTTCTAACAGACCACAATCTTAACTACACGGATAAGATGGCGATGGCAGCAGGCGTTGAGGTGCGGGTGCCGCTCATTGATATTGACGTTGTCTCAGCTGGATTCAGCATTCCGGTAAAATATAAACAAAACGGCAGGACAGGAAAGTGGATTTTTAAGAAAGCTATGGAACGGCACCTGCCAAAAGAGATAATTTACCGCCCTAAGACCGGTTTTGGCGTGCCGCTTAGAAGATGGCTTAAGCTGGAGCTCAGGCCGCTTGTTGACGATGTGCTTAGCGCTGAGTCAATAAAAAACAGGGGGATTTTTAACCCTAAAGAGGTACAACTTCTGATTTCTCTGGACAGGTCAAATAAACTTGACGGGGCATACACCATTTTTTCCCTGCTGTGTATAGAGCTATGGTGTAGAACGTTTGTTGATACTAATACTTCTCAAACTTGA
- a CDS encoding bifunctional diguanylate cyclase/phosphodiesterase, with product MKDENLNFSTLRCQLSRDDGTVLESLIRESFLIEGIDISIRNFTHELTEKVKRNDDIAEDLNILVELTRILLGFIAKSVDSNEKLIMQSLFRSLRVVDALEKSSVDTELLEKFTQVLTKIVLSRDNVIKWEKRSEEILKELYGIYPFDFFFNIFESKDKVLDAYMFLMNEPDEKQLADLKSEIHDEVKKCFEISDILDTIPMEFIPVPIFIGKGKTEFKEHIMIHSHEYLTETPGIGGILGMGVFHQDEMNKRDMDIIDSLVSIMTMVTGSARALSKAINELEFFAGHDPLTGLYNRRMFEHFLDYEIARVKRKNYTFSLMMQDLDDFKYVNDNYGHPFGDLFLKEVANTLQEHLRDGDVVARLGGDEFAVILSETDISKGKAVAEKLRQAFEHKKIETPDKKIIPIKASIGLVEFPTHGSTAEELMVVVDAALYNAKELGKNKVFVPTDTEIKQSLREQTEKFNLLQDAIEDDRFVPYYQPIFDVATNKIAAFEVLARLIDKDGNVIPAYKFIDMAERIGKIFDIDRMVIRKAFRNKKLKNNHNYLFVNISGKELKDRTFLEFVIEEAKRAELDSSEIVIEITEREAAGDLTKIQEFLQIVISNGFKLAIDDFGSGYSSFYYLKYLPANFLKIDGEFIKELATEDPRDYAFVESIQTLCKKLNILTVAEFVESSRILEIVAEIGITYGQGFHIGMPHSDFV from the coding sequence ATGAAAGACGAAAATCTGAATTTTTCAACTTTGCGCTGTCAGCTCTCCAGAGACGACGGCACTGTGCTGGAAAGTCTTATACGGGAGAGTTTTCTGATTGAGGGCATAGACATTTCTATCAGGAATTTTACTCATGAGCTTACAGAAAAGGTAAAGCGTAACGATGACATTGCAGAAGATTTGAACATCCTTGTGGAACTCACCCGGATTTTATTAGGTTTCATCGCTAAATCTGTTGATTCAAATGAAAAGCTGATAATGCAAAGCCTGTTTAGGTCTCTGAGGGTTGTCGATGCGCTTGAAAAGAGTTCTGTTGACACAGAGTTACTTGAGAAATTTACACAGGTTCTGACAAAAATTGTTCTCTCCAGGGACAACGTCATAAAGTGGGAGAAACGCTCCGAGGAAATCCTAAAAGAACTGTATGGCATTTATCCGTTTGATTTTTTCTTTAATATTTTTGAAAGTAAAGATAAGGTGCTTGACGCCTATATGTTTCTGATGAACGAACCTGATGAAAAGCAGCTGGCTGACCTCAAAAGCGAAATTCACGACGAGGTTAAGAAGTGTTTTGAAATATCGGATATTTTAGACACAATACCTATGGAGTTTATCCCTGTTCCAATATTTATCGGTAAGGGCAAAACAGAGTTTAAAGAACATATTATGATTCACTCTCACGAATACCTGACAGAGACGCCGGGTATTGGCGGAATACTTGGAATGGGGGTTTTTCATCAGGATGAGATGAACAAAAGGGATATGGACATTATAGACTCATTGGTTTCAATAATGACTATGGTGACAGGCTCTGCGCGGGCGCTCTCGAAGGCAATAAACGAGCTTGAGTTTTTTGCCGGACACGACCCCCTGACAGGACTATACAACAGGCGAATGTTTGAACATTTTCTGGACTATGAGATAGCGCGTGTTAAGCGAAAAAACTATACGTTTTCCCTTATGATGCAAGACCTTGACGATTTTAAATACGTAAACGACAACTACGGGCATCCGTTTGGCGACTTATTTTTAAAAGAGGTGGCAAACACGCTTCAGGAGCACCTGCGCGACGGCGATGTTGTGGCAAGGCTTGGCGGTGATGAGTTTGCAGTCATTCTCAGTGAGACCGATATATCAAAGGGTAAGGCAGTGGCTGAGAAGTTAAGACAGGCGTTTGAACACAAAAAGATAGAAACTCCGGACAAAAAAATCATTCCGATAAAGGCCTCAATCGGGCTTGTTGAGTTCCCCACCCACGGCAGCACAGCCGAGGAGCTGATGGTTGTAGTTGACGCCGCTCTTTATAACGCTAAAGAGCTTGGCAAAAATAAGGTCTTCGTTCCCACAGATACCGAGATTAAACAATCTCTCAGAGAACAGACCGAGAAATTTAATCTCCTTCAGGACGCTATTGAGGACGACAGATTTGTCCCTTATTATCAGCCTATTTTTGATGTTGCCACAAACAAGATAGCCGCCTTTGAAGTCCTTGCAAGACTTATTGATAAAGATGGTAATGTAATCCCAGCGTATAAGTTCATTGATATGGCAGAGAGAATCGGCAAGATTTTTGATATAGACAGAATGGTTATACGTAAGGCTTTCAGAAATAAAAAACTCAAGAACAATCACAACTACCTATTTGTTAATATTTCAGGTAAGGAATTAAAAGACAGGACATTTCTTGAATTTGTAATAGAAGAGGCAAAGAGAGCGGAGTTAGACTCATCTGAGATTGTAATTGAAATAACGGAAAGGGAGGCAGCCGGAGATTTGACAAAGATACAGGAATTTCTGCAAATTGTTATTTCAAATGGTTTTAAACTTGCGATAGATGATTTTGGAAGCGGCTACTCCTCGTTTTACTATTTAAAGTACCTGCCTGCAAATTTCCTTAAGATAGACGGCGAGTTTATCAAAGAGCTGGCAACAGAGGACCCTCGGGATTATGCCTTTGTAGAAAGTATTCAAACGCTATGTAAAAAACTAAACATACTGACTGTGGCTGAGTTTGTTGAAAGCAGCCGCATTTTAGAAATAGTAGCAGAAATAGGTATAACTTATGGTCAGGGATTTCATATAGGTATGCCGCATAGTGATTTTGTTTGA
- a CDS encoding GGDEF domain-containing response regulator — translation MSTDIKILQRKKILVVEDVAIVAMDIRNSLESLGYHVTGTVPSGHDALNSLAQTRPELVLMDIMLKGSLDGIETADIIKQEFDIPVLYLTAYADEEMLNRAKITEPFGYILKPFQERELMAAIEMALYKHGMENKLKQLAHYDCLTALPNRTLFFDRFAQSLKAAKRSNHTMAVLVIDLDDFKSVNDTMGHDSGDRLLQEAAKRLSECVRESDTVARLGGDEFAMLLTNLSTDEDTDVVAAKIILSFERPFIINRRQCKTGASIGISLFPADGDTEEKLLKKADIAMYIAKENGKNQYRFFSENRCTTTIE, via the coding sequence ATGTCAACAGATATTAAAATATTACAAAGAAAGAAGATTCTTGTTGTGGAGGATGTAGCGATAGTGGCGATGGACATCAGAAACAGCCTTGAGTCACTTGGCTATCATGTTACAGGGACAGTGCCTTCAGGGCATGATGCACTGAATAGCTTAGCCCAAACGAGACCAGAGCTCGTTCTTATGGACATAATGCTTAAGGGCTCTTTGGATGGGATAGAAACTGCTGATATAATAAAACAAGAATTTGACATTCCTGTATTATATCTAACTGCTTATGCTGATGAGGAGATGCTCAATCGGGCTAAGATTACCGAGCCGTTTGGCTATATACTTAAGCCGTTTCAGGAACGAGAACTAATGGCCGCAATAGAGATGGCTCTCTACAAGCACGGCATGGAAAATAAACTCAAGCAGTTAGCCCACTACGATTGTTTAACTGCTCTTCCCAACCGCACACTTTTCTTTGATCGTTTTGCACAGTCTCTCAAAGCGGCAAAACGCAGCAATCACACTATGGCTGTGCTTGTGATAGATTTAGACGATTTCAAAAGTGTAAATGATACGATGGGGCATGACAGCGGGGACAGGCTTCTGCAAGAGGCAGCAAAAAGATTAAGCGAATGCGTACGGGAATCAGACACAGTTGCACGCCTTGGGGGTGATGAGTTTGCAATGCTTCTTACAAATCTATCCACCGATGAAGATACAGATGTGGTTGCCGCTAAAATAATTTTGTCATTTGAGAGACCATTTATTATCAACAGAAGACAGTGCAAAACAGGGGCAAGTATCGGCATATCTTTATTTCCGGCAGACGGCGATACAGAGGAAAAACTTCTAAAAAAGGCTGACATCGCCATGTACATAGCTAAAGAAAACGGAAAGAATCAATATAGATTTTTTAGTGAAAATAGATGTACAACAACAATTGAATAA
- a CDS encoding glycosyltransferase family 4 protein has translation MMRYINPPLPSLIMALYGEIDYDGRVQRVASALGELFDVTVYSIDSGRGYKSDAFRSEVVELPPFRSGFKALRFFYFWVVFVLYAARVRPAIIYANDSNVTIPCFISSVITRSKFVYDAHELFIPDAGSEFSLRAQFYYRLEWLVIKRAKLVIAANAERAEIMRAHYNLKAPPLVIPNIPPQPSSKINKDELLKQYPILKRDNPDRIRLVYQGDINYDRGLKVLYEAMKHLDDKFELLFVGGGISLEVMRAQAALDGLDDKVLFSGRVPRDYLFDVLQSCDIGVVIYISSSKVFLYCAPNKIYEYIQAGLPVLATCQPPLKTLVDTFNVGRLVGCKDNAVTLSAEEFALEIKEFPPHYEKYKSSLDRFLAANRWEDVRVRLLSAFREL, from the coding sequence ATGATGAGGTATATTAACCCTCCCTTGCCCTCTCTCATAATGGCACTATATGGGGAGATTGATTATGACGGGCGGGTGCAGAGGGTGGCATCGGCGCTTGGTGAACTTTTTGATGTTACAGTGTATTCTATAGATTCGGGGCGGGGGTATAAAAGTGACGCATTTCGGTCTGAGGTTGTAGAGCTGCCTCCATTTAGGAGCGGGTTTAAGGCTCTAAGGTTTTTTTATTTCTGGGTGGTTTTTGTTTTGTATGCTGCAAGGGTACGCCCTGCGATAATCTATGCTAATGATTCTAACGTTACGATTCCTTGTTTTATATCAAGCGTTATTACGCGGAGCAAGTTTGTTTATGATGCGCATGAGTTGTTTATTCCCGATGCCGGGTCTGAGTTTTCGCTGAGGGCGCAGTTTTATTATCGGCTTGAATGGCTGGTTATAAAAAGAGCAAAACTTGTTATAGCGGCAAATGCTGAAAGAGCTGAGATTATGAGAGCGCACTATAATCTAAAAGCGCCTCCGCTTGTTATACCTAACATACCTCCACAGCCGTCCTCCAAAATAAATAAGGACGAATTGTTAAAACAATATCCGATTTTAAAAAGAGACAATCCTGACAGAATACGTCTTGTCTATCAAGGTGATATTAATTATGACAGAGGACTTAAGGTTTTGTATGAAGCGATGAAACACCTTGATGACAAATTTGAACTTCTTTTCGTTGGCGGCGGGATTTCACTTGAGGTGATGAGAGCACAAGCAGCTCTTGATGGTCTTGATGACAAAGTTCTTTTTTCGGGACGGGTTCCCAGAGACTATCTGTTTGATGTTCTACAGAGCTGTGACATAGGAGTTGTTATATACATCTCATCAAGCAAGGTGTTTCTGTACTGTGCTCCGAATAAGATATATGAATACATACAGGCAGGGCTTCCTGTGTTGGCAACGTGTCAGCCTCCTCTAAAAACACTGGTTGACACATTTAACGTAGGACGATTGGTTGGATGTAAAGACAACGCCGTTACCCTCAGTGCTGAGGAGTTTGCTCTTGAAATCAAAGAGTTTCCACCCCATTATGAAAAATATAAGAGCAGCCTTGACAGGTTTCTTGCGGCTAACCGTTGGGAGGATGTAAGGGTGAGACTGCTCAGTGCATTTAGGGAACTGTAG